The stretch of DNA TCCACAATGAGCTGGCGGTGAATGCCGCAGGGCTGGATTCTCGAGGCGGGGAGGCGTAAGCCTCCCCGGTTCGTTTTTGGAAACCACATGAATATTCTGATCGTTGGGCCCAGTTGGGTCGGTGACATGGTGATGGCGCAGACACTCTTCCAGTGTCTGAAACAGCGCCATCCTCAATGCGAGATCGACGTGCTGGCCCCCGAGTGGAGCCGGCCGATCCTGGAGCGCATGCCGCAAGTGCGGCGGGCCTTGAGCTTCCCGCTCGGCCACGGCGTGCTGGAACTGGCGACTCGTCGGCGCATCGGCAAATCTCTGGTCGGCCAGTACGACCAGGCCATCCTGCTGCCCAACTCGCTGAAGTCGGCGCTGGTGCCATTTTTTGCCGGCATCGCGCAACGCACCGGCTGGCGTGGCGAGTTCCGCTACGGCCTGCTCAACGACGTGCGCACGCTGGACAAAGAACGTTATCCGCTGATGATCGAGCGCTTCATGGCCCTGGCTTACGAGCCGGGCGCCGAGCTGCCCAAGCCGTATCCGCGTCCCGACCTGCAGATCGATCCGGCCAGCCGTGAAGCGGCGCTGGCCAAGTTCGGCCTGACCCTGGACCGCCCGGTGCTGGCGCTGTGTCCGGGAGCCGAGTTCGGTGAAGCCAAGCGTTGGCCGTCCGAGCATTACGCCAAGGTTGCCGAGCTGAAGATCCGCGAGGGCTGGCAGGTCTGGCTGTTCGGTTCGAAGAACGATCACGTGGTCGGCGAAGACATTCGCGCCCGGCTGATTCCTGGGCTGCGCGAAGAGTCGGTCAACCTCTGCGGCGGCACCTCCCTGGCCGAGGCCATCGACCTGCTGTCCTGCGCCGATTCCGTGGTGTCCAACGACTCCGGGCTAATGCACGTGGCAGCGGCGCTGAATCGCCCGCTGGTGGCGGTGTACGGTTCGACGTCTCCGGGGTTCACCCCGCCGCTGGCCGACCAGGTCGAGGTCGTGCGCCTGGGCATCGAGTGCAGCCCGTGCTTCGATCGCACCTGCCGCTTTGGCCATTACAACTGCCTGCGCCAGCTGCTTCCAGACTCGGTAGACCAGGCCTTGCAGCGGTTGCAAGGCACCGCGGTCGAGGTTCGGTAAGTGCGGGTACTGTTGATCAAGACCTCTTCTCTGGGCGACGTGATTCATGCGCTGCCGGCGCTGACCGATGCAGCGCGGGCGATCCCGGGGATCAAGTTCGACTGGGTGGTGGAAGAGGGGTTCGCGGAAATCCCGACCTGGCACCCGGCTGTGGATAAAGTGATCCCGGTGGCGATTCGCCGCTGGCGCAAGAACATCTGGCAGACGATCAAGAGTGGCGAGTGGCGGCGCTTCAA from Pseudomonas chlororaphis subsp. chlororaphis encodes:
- the waaF gene encoding lipopolysaccharide heptosyltransferase II; amino-acid sequence: MNILIVGPSWVGDMVMAQTLFQCLKQRHPQCEIDVLAPEWSRPILERMPQVRRALSFPLGHGVLELATRRRIGKSLVGQYDQAILLPNSLKSALVPFFAGIAQRTGWRGEFRYGLLNDVRTLDKERYPLMIERFMALAYEPGAELPKPYPRPDLQIDPASREAALAKFGLTLDRPVLALCPGAEFGEAKRWPSEHYAKVAELKIREGWQVWLFGSKNDHVVGEDIRARLIPGLREESVNLCGGTSLAEAIDLLSCADSVVSNDSGLMHVAAALNRPLVAVYGSTSPGFTPPLADQVEVVRLGIECSPCFDRTCRFGHYNCLRQLLPDSVDQALQRLQGTAVEVR